The following coding sequences lie in one Mucilaginibacter sp. KACC 22773 genomic window:
- the hisC gene encoding histidinol-phosphate transaminase — protein MYNINNILRENIKRLVPYSSARDEYQGEASVFLDANENAYGSPLAKQFNRYPDPMQYAIKMRLSEIKGVPARNIFIGNGSDEAIDILFRSFCNPGVDNVILVPPTYGMYEVSANINDVEARKVLLTEDYQLNLEGIAEAIDEHTKLIFICSPNNPTGNSINRADVETLLANFNGIVVVDEAYINFSRQKTFIQELTEYANLVVMQTLSKAWGLAGLRVGMAFASEEIIEVMNKVKPPYNVNESSQQLALEALANVDQVNGWIKETLLQRDRLVLALKEFDFVVDIYPSDANFILVKTTDANGIYKFLVGKGIIVRNRSKIDLCEGSLRITVGTPEENTILLDTLQNFGPSLL, from the coding sequence ATGTACAACATCAATAATATACTAAGAGAAAATATTAAGCGGCTTGTCCCCTATTCATCGGCACGTGATGAGTACCAGGGCGAAGCCAGTGTTTTTTTAGATGCCAATGAAAATGCCTACGGTTCACCATTAGCAAAGCAATTTAACCGCTACCCTGATCCTATGCAATACGCCATTAAAATGCGTTTAAGCGAGATCAAGGGCGTACCTGCGCGTAACATATTTATAGGAAACGGCAGCGATGAAGCTATCGATATCCTTTTCCGCAGCTTTTGCAACCCAGGTGTTGATAACGTGATCCTGGTGCCCCCTACGTATGGTATGTACGAGGTATCGGCCAACATCAATGATGTGGAGGCCCGCAAGGTTTTGCTGACCGAAGATTATCAGCTGAACTTAGAAGGCATTGCCGAAGCTATCGACGAGCATACCAAACTGATATTTATATGTTCGCCAAATAACCCAACGGGCAATTCCATTAACCGCGCGGATGTTGAAACATTGCTGGCAAACTTTAATGGTATTGTAGTGGTTGATGAAGCCTACATCAATTTCAGCCGTCAAAAAACTTTTATTCAGGAACTTACCGAATATGCCAATTTAGTGGTGATGCAAACCTTATCCAAAGCATGGGGCCTGGCTGGCCTTCGTGTTGGGATGGCCTTTGCCAGCGAAGAGATTATCGAGGTGATGAATAAAGTTAAACCACCTTACAACGTTAACGAGTCATCGCAGCAACTGGCATTAGAAGCCCTGGCAAACGTTGACCAGGTAAATGGCTGGATAAAAGAAACCCTTTTACAACGCGACAGGCTGGTACTCGCTTTAAAGGAATTTGATTTTGTGGTAGATATTTATCCATCAGATGCCAACTTCATTTTGGTGAAAACTACTGATGCCAACGGTATTTATAAATTTTTAGTGGGTAAAGGCATCATCGTACGCAACCGCTCAAAAATTGATTTGTGCGAGGGCAGCTTACGCATTACCGTGGGCACCCCCGAAGAAAACACCATATTATTGGACACCCTACAGAATTTTGGCCCCTCGTTACTTTAA
- the hisD gene encoding histidinol dehydrogenase, whose product MKLFKYSELTAKDIQKLVQRNVDPANEIRAVVEEVIANVQQHGDSALIDYAQKFDKVALTKLFLDKAELEELAEAITPEQKNALETAYSNIYKFHQTQLKTEDKVETMPGVTCWRELRPIEKVGLYIPGGSAVLPSTFLMLGIPARIAGCHEIVVCSPPQKSGKVNAFIAYVALLLGIDKIYLVGGSQAIAAMAYGTESIAKVDKIFGPGNQFVTKAKTLIQSTTTTAIDMPAGPSEVLVIADDTAVPAYIAADLLAQAEHGIDSQSVLVCTSATIAEATLAEIEKQLPVLPRAEIAGLALDNSYIVVTSSLAEAMDFSNRYAPEHLILATHSWEQITGSIINAGSVFLGNLTPESAGDYASGTNHTLPTSSYARAYSGVSVDSFVKKITFQHITREGIQNIGHTVEILAEMEGLHAHRNAVSIRSNS is encoded by the coding sequence ATGAAACTATTTAAGTATTCAGAACTTACTGCAAAAGATATCCAGAAACTGGTTCAGCGTAATGTTGACCCGGCAAATGAGATTCGTGCTGTTGTGGAGGAAGTGATTGCCAACGTGCAGCAGCACGGCGACAGCGCCCTGATTGACTATGCCCAAAAGTTTGATAAGGTAGCGCTAACTAAGCTTTTTTTGGATAAGGCCGAGTTGGAGGAACTGGCTGAAGCTATTACGCCAGAGCAAAAAAATGCCCTGGAAACCGCTTACAGCAATATTTACAAATTCCACCAAACACAGCTAAAAACCGAGGATAAGGTAGAAACCATGCCCGGCGTTACATGCTGGCGCGAGTTAAGGCCGATTGAAAAAGTTGGTTTATATATCCCCGGCGGATCTGCTGTTTTGCCAAGCACATTTTTAATGCTGGGCATCCCGGCGCGCATTGCAGGCTGCCATGAAATTGTTGTTTGCTCGCCTCCGCAAAAAAGCGGCAAGGTAAATGCATTTATAGCCTATGTGGCGTTATTGTTAGGCATCGATAAAATTTATTTAGTTGGAGGCTCACAGGCCATAGCAGCAATGGCTTACGGTACAGAAAGCATTGCTAAGGTTGATAAGATATTTGGCCCCGGCAACCAGTTTGTAACCAAAGCTAAAACGCTTATTCAGTCAACTACTACTACGGCCATTGATATGCCGGCAGGTCCATCAGAAGTATTGGTTATTGCAGATGACACGGCTGTACCGGCTTATATAGCTGCCGATTTATTGGCGCAGGCCGAACATGGTATTGACAGTCAATCGGTGTTGGTTTGCACATCGGCTACCATTGCGGAAGCGACTTTGGCAGAAATAGAAAAACAATTACCCGTATTACCAAGGGCCGAAATTGCCGGTTTAGCGTTGGATAACTCCTACATTGTAGTAACATCCAGCCTGGCCGAAGCCATGGATTTCAGTAACCGGTATGCGCCTGAACACTTAATATTGGCAACACACAGCTGGGAGCAGATAACCGGAAGTATCATTAATGCGGGCTCGGTTTTCCTGGGCAATTTAACGCCAGAGAGCGCCGGAGATTATGCATCGGGTACCAACCATACTTTGCCAACCAGCAGTTACGCAAGGGCTTACTCGGGCGTATCAGTAGATTCTTTTGTAAAAAAAATCACGTTTCAGCATATCACCCGCGAGGGAATTCAAAATATTGGCCACACTGTTGAAATTTTGGCCGAGATGGAAGGATTGCATGCGCACAGGAATGCGGTATCAATAAGAAGTAACAGTTAA
- the hisG gene encoding ATP phosphoribosyltransferase, whose protein sequence is MKTLKIAIQKSGRLNEKSVELLKNCGLNFENYKSSLISPVSNFPLEILFLRDDDIPEYVQDGIADLGIVGENVIEETEVEVSYLQRLGFGKCSLKIAVPNNNDIATLADLNGKAIATTYPVILGKFLKAQGIESDIRTISGSVEISPGLGLSDAICDLVSTGGTLKSNGLKAFADVMSSEAILISSKATESNDLVQELIQRIQSVLRAKETKYVVLNVHKDNLDTVIALLPGVKSPSVVPLAEADWVAVHTVIPERDFWDRISQLKQAGAQGIVVMPIEKIIL, encoded by the coding sequence TTGAAAACACTTAAAATAGCGATCCAGAAATCTGGTCGTCTCAACGAAAAATCTGTCGAATTATTAAAAAATTGCGGCTTAAACTTCGAAAACTACAAAAGTTCACTAATCTCGCCTGTTTCCAATTTCCCTTTAGAGATCCTTTTTCTGCGCGATGATGATATCCCCGAATATGTTCAGGATGGCATTGCCGACCTGGGTATAGTAGGCGAAAATGTGATAGAAGAAACCGAAGTTGAAGTAAGCTATCTGCAGCGTCTTGGCTTTGGCAAATGCTCGCTTAAAATAGCGGTACCAAACAATAATGATATTGCTACCCTTGCCGATTTAAATGGTAAAGCTATAGCTACTACCTACCCTGTGATATTGGGCAAATTCCTGAAAGCCCAGGGTATCGAATCAGATATCCGTACCATTTCGGGCTCGGTTGAAATCTCTCCCGGCCTGGGCTTGTCTGATGCTATTTGCGATTTGGTATCAACCGGCGGTACGCTAAAAAGCAATGGTTTAAAAGCATTTGCCGATGTAATGTCATCAGAAGCCATCCTGATTAGCAGTAAAGCCACTGAAAGCAATGACCTTGTTCAGGAATTGATACAACGCATCCAATCGGTTTTGCGCGCCAAAGAGACTAAGTACGTGGTACTTAACGTTCATAAAGATAACCTTGATACAGTGATTGCTTTATTGCCGGGGGTTAAAAGCCCGTCGGTAGTGCCATTGGCCGAAGCTGATTGGGTTGCAGTACACACCGTTATCCCGGAGCGCGATTTTTGGGACAGGATAAGCCAGCTAAAACAAGCCGGCGCGCAAGGCATTGTAGTAATGCCGATTGAGAAGATAATTCTTTAA
- a CDS encoding D-glycero-alpha-D-manno-heptose-1,7-bisphosphate 7-phosphatase, which yields MSAKVKAVFLDRDGVLNQEMGDYVRRFEDFHVLDNFDALKTLQDRGYMLLVATNQGGLAKGWYTEEELAKMHSHLKTVYAEHGVVITDFFYCPHHPNFTGDCDCRKPKPGLLLQGIAKYNIDPALSYFIGDRERDVEAGTLAGVKGILIDSDQPISTVLDLIA from the coding sequence ATGTCTGCAAAAGTTAAAGCCGTTTTTTTAGATCGCGATGGAGTATTGAACCAGGAAATGGGCGATTATGTTCGCCGTTTTGAGGATTTTCATGTACTTGATAATTTTGATGCCCTTAAAACTTTGCAGGATAGGGGCTACATGCTACTGGTAGCCACCAACCAGGGCGGCCTGGCTAAAGGCTGGTATACCGAAGAGGAGCTGGCAAAAATGCACAGCCATTTAAAAACAGTATACGCTGAGCATGGCGTGGTGATAACCGACTTTTTTTACTGCCCGCACCATCCTAATTTTACCGGCGATTGCGATTGCCGCAAGCCAAAACCAGGATTGTTACTACAAGGCATTGCCAAATATAATATTGACCCTGCCCTATCCTATTTTATAGGCGACCGCGAGCGCGATGTGGAAGCAGGCACCCTGGCTGGTGTTAAAGGCATTTTGATTGACAGCGATCAGCCGATTAGCACCGTGTTGGATTTGATTGCGTAG
- the gltB gene encoding glutamate synthase large subunit — MNQTDSNQGLYRPEFEHDSCGTGFITNINGHKSNQIIDDALTMLENMEHRGACGCDPETGDGAGILIQLPHEFLMEECSNLEISLPEPGEYGVGMIFFPKDSAQKKACRIVITNAIEKLGLVKLGYRKLTVDSMAVGETARQAEPDVEQIFIARPHHITNADDFERKLFILRRYINKTITDTIPGASEYFYFTSLSCKTIVYKGQVTTYQLRKYYADLTDPRIASGFAMIHSRFSTNTFPSWKLAQPFRLIAHNGEINTLTGNLNWFYAGLKSYASSYFTAEEMEMIMPVIDNNQSDSACLDNIIEILLHSGRSLPHVMMMLVPEAWDGNVHMDPIKKAFYEYHATLMEPWDGPAAITFTDGKLVGALLDRNGLRPLRYVITNDGRVIAASEAGTLAIDESTVVRKGRLQPGKMLLIDTEKGRIITDDEIKKQISSRQPYGRWLENYKINLSELTEPRLAFAQLSEASVFRYQQVFGYSREDIDTIIKPMAVDGKEPVGSMGTDVPLAILSDKPQHLSSYFKQFFAQVTNPPIDPIRERLVMSLATFIGNNGNLLDEDKMHCHCVVLKHPILKNHQLEKLRSIDTGLFHAKTLQTYFVADGMPGSLEKGIARLCRYAEDAVDDGFEVLILSDRAVDSEHAPIPTLLAVSAVHHHLIKKGRRGAVGLVVETGDAWEVHHFACLLAFGATAINPYLALATIETVKNNGSLETSHDIKTLQKNYVKSINDGLLKIFSKMGISTLQSYHGSQVFEILGLNKTVVDKYFCGAVTRIGGLGLDEIAREALCKHRMGFNTKGADNLLPEGGIYQWKRRGEAHLFNPTTVHLLQHATRSNDYNVYKNYAKAINEQTEKHFTIRGLLDFAHHREAISIDEVEPAENIMKRFATGAMSFGSISHEAHSTMAIAMNRIGGKSNTGEGGEDEMRYEKMANGDSMRSAIKQIASARFGVTSNYLTNADELQIKMAQGAKPGEGGQLPGHKVDDWIAKTRHSTPGVGLISPPPHHDIYSIEDLAQLIFDLKNANRAARINVKLVSKAGVGTIAAGVAKAHADVILIAGYDGGTGASPISSVKHAGLPWELGLTEAHQTLVRNKLRSRVVLQTDGQLKTGRDLAIAALMGAEEWGVATAALVAGGCIMMRKCHLNTCPVGVATQDPELRKLFSGKADHVVNLFKFMAEELREIMAELGFRTINEMVGRVQFLKVKDHLESWKAKKIDLSGILHPVTNTKGMTLYNSEKQDHGMDEILDWQLLAAAQPALEDKTPVFASFDVINVNRTIGTLLSNEISKIYGSAGLPDNTINYKFKGSAGQSFGAFATKGISFELEGEANDYVGKGLSGAQLAIYPSAKATFTPEDNIIIGNVALYGATSGELFIGGMAGERFAVRNSGATTVVEGIGDHGCEYMTGGRALILGKTGRNFAAGMSGGLAWIYNPDNSFAENCNTEMVDLDPLSLQDEEQILTLLRKHVSLTGSKLAQQILANWAEASTQFVKVYPKEYKKVVEKLQYQTIG; from the coding sequence ATGAATCAAACTGATAGCAACCAGGGCCTTTACAGGCCAGAATTTGAACACGATTCGTGCGGAACTGGATTTATAACCAACATAAATGGTCATAAAAGTAACCAGATTATTGATGATGCGCTTACGATGCTCGAGAACATGGAACACCGCGGTGCCTGCGGATGTGATCCTGAAACCGGCGATGGTGCCGGTATATTAATACAACTGCCCCATGAGTTTTTAATGGAGGAATGCTCAAACCTCGAGATCAGCCTGCCCGAACCGGGCGAGTATGGTGTTGGGATGATCTTTTTCCCGAAAGACTCGGCACAAAAAAAGGCCTGCCGCATTGTGATTACCAATGCGATAGAAAAGCTTGGCCTTGTTAAATTAGGTTACCGCAAATTGACCGTTGATTCAATGGCAGTTGGCGAAACAGCCCGCCAGGCCGAGCCGGATGTAGAGCAGATATTTATTGCCCGCCCGCATCACATTACCAATGCGGATGATTTTGAGCGGAAGCTTTTCATATTACGCAGGTACATCAATAAAACTATTACGGATACCATCCCAGGCGCATCTGAATATTTTTATTTTACTTCGTTATCCTGCAAAACAATTGTTTACAAAGGCCAGGTAACTACTTACCAGCTGCGTAAATATTATGCTGATTTAACTGATCCGCGTATTGCATCTGGCTTTGCCATGATCCACTCGCGTTTCTCTACCAATACTTTCCCATCGTGGAAACTGGCTCAGCCTTTCCGCCTGATTGCCCATAATGGCGAGATCAATACTTTAACCGGCAACTTAAACTGGTTTTACGCCGGTTTAAAATCATATGCTTCGTCGTACTTCACGGCCGAAGAAATGGAAATGATTATGCCGGTGATTGATAACAACCAGTCAGACTCTGCCTGTCTGGATAATATCATCGAAATTCTGTTACACTCGGGCCGTTCGTTACCACACGTAATGATGATGCTGGTACCCGAGGCATGGGACGGCAACGTACACATGGATCCTATTAAAAAGGCGTTTTACGAATACCATGCTACTTTGATGGAGCCATGGGATGGCCCGGCCGCTATCACCTTTACCGATGGTAAACTGGTAGGTGCTTTATTGGATAGGAATGGCCTTCGCCCCTTGCGCTATGTAATTACCAACGATGGCCGCGTTATAGCAGCATCTGAAGCGGGTACCCTGGCTATCGACGAAAGTACCGTAGTACGTAAAGGTCGTTTGCAGCCTGGTAAAATGTTGCTGATTGATACCGAAAAAGGCAGGATCATTACAGATGATGAGATAAAAAAACAAATTTCTTCAAGGCAGCCTTATGGCCGCTGGCTGGAGAATTATAAAATAAACCTGAGCGAACTTACCGAACCCCGTTTGGCATTCGCTCAGCTATCAGAAGCTTCGGTATTCCGTTACCAGCAGGTATTTGGTTACAGCCGCGAGGATATAGATACCATTATTAAGCCAATGGCTGTTGATGGTAAAGAGCCCGTAGGCTCCATGGGTACCGATGTGCCTTTGGCTATATTATCTGATAAACCACAACATTTATCAAGCTACTTTAAGCAATTTTTCGCCCAGGTAACCAACCCGCCTATCGACCCGATCCGCGAGCGCCTGGTAATGAGTTTGGCAACCTTTATCGGTAACAATGGTAACTTGCTGGATGAAGATAAAATGCACTGTCATTGCGTGGTTTTAAAACACCCGATATTAAAAAATCACCAGTTAGAAAAACTACGGAGTATTGATACCGGCCTTTTCCATGCCAAAACGCTGCAAACTTACTTTGTAGCCGATGGTATGCCCGGCTCGTTAGAAAAAGGTATTGCAAGGCTTTGCCGCTATGCCGAGGATGCCGTTGATGATGGATTTGAAGTATTGATCCTGTCGGATCGTGCTGTAGATTCGGAGCACGCGCCCATCCCTACATTATTGGCGGTATCTGCGGTACATCATCACCTGATTAAAAAAGGCCGCCGCGGCGCTGTAGGCTTGGTTGTTGAAACCGGGGATGCGTGGGAAGTGCATCACTTTGCCTGCTTGCTGGCATTTGGCGCTACAGCTATCAACCCGTACCTGGCTTTGGCAACTATCGAAACCGTTAAAAACAACGGCAGTTTAGAAACCAGCCATGATATTAAAACATTACAAAAAAACTACGTAAAATCTATAAATGATGGTTTGTTGAAGATCTTCTCTAAAATGGGGATCTCGACCCTACAATCATACCATGGTTCGCAGGTTTTTGAAATATTAGGCTTAAATAAAACGGTTGTAGATAAATATTTCTGCGGAGCTGTTACCCGTATTGGCGGTTTGGGCCTTGACGAAATAGCCCGCGAAGCGCTATGCAAACACCGCATGGGCTTTAACACCAAGGGAGCCGACAATTTATTGCCCGAAGGTGGTATTTACCAATGGAAACGCAGGGGCGAAGCGCACTTATTTAACCCAACCACTGTACACTTATTACAACATGCTACCCGTAGCAATGATTACAACGTGTACAAAAATTACGCTAAAGCAATTAACGAGCAAACCGAAAAGCACTTTACCATTCGTGGATTGCTTGACTTTGCCCATCACCGTGAAGCTATAAGCATTGATGAGGTTGAACCGGCCGAAAATATCATGAAACGCTTTGCAACAGGCGCCATGTCATTCGGCTCTATATCTCACGAGGCGCATAGCACCATGGCTATTGCCATGAACCGCATAGGTGGTAAAAGCAACACCGGCGAAGGCGGCGAGGATGAAATGCGTTACGAAAAAATGGCCAACGGCGATTCCATGCGTTCGGCTATTAAGCAAATAGCATCCGCCCGTTTCGGTGTAACATCAAATTACCTGACCAATGCCGATGAATTGCAGATAAAAATGGCACAAGGTGCCAAGCCAGGCGAAGGCGGACAGCTTCCGGGTCATAAAGTTGACGACTGGATTGCTAAAACCCGTCACTCAACCCCTGGTGTAGGCTTAATCTCTCCACCGCCACACCACGATATTTACTCTATCGAGGATTTGGCGCAATTAATATTCGATTTAAAGAACGCCAACCGAGCTGCACGTATCAATGTAAAATTAGTATCAAAAGCAGGTGTGGGTACAATAGCAGCAGGCGTGGCCAAAGCACATGCTGATGTTATCCTGATTGCCGGATACGATGGCGGTACAGGTGCATCGCCAATAAGCTCGGTAAAACACGCCGGCTTGCCATGGGAACTTGGTTTAACCGAAGCTCACCAAACATTGGTACGTAACAAATTACGCAGCCGTGTGGTATTGCAAACAGATGGCCAGCTAAAAACCGGTCGTGATTTGGCCATTGCAGCTTTGATGGGAGCCGAAGAGTGGGGCGTTGCAACAGCGGCGCTTGTAGCCGGTGGCTGTATCATGATGCGTAAGTGTCACCTGAATACCTGCCCGGTAGGTGTTGCCACGCAAGATCCTGAATTAAGGAAACTGTTTAGCGGTAAGGCAGATCACGTAGTGAACCTGTTTAAATTTATGGCCGAAGAACTGCGCGAGATTATGGCCGAATTAGGTTTCCGTACCATTAATGAAATGGTTGGCCGTGTTCAGTTCCTGAAAGTGAAAGATCATCTGGAAAGCTGGAAGGCTAAAAAGATTGACCTGAGCGGTATTTTACACCCGGTTACCAATACCAAAGGCATGACGCTTTATAACAGCGAAAAGCAGGATCATGGCATGGATGAGATATTGGATTGGCAGTTGTTAGCGGCAGCTCAACCTGCTCTTGAAGATAAAACACCGGTATTTGCATCGTTCGATGTCATCAACGTTAACCGTACCATTGGTACCTTACTGTCAAACGAGATCTCGAAGATCTATGGTTCGGCTGGCTTACCCGATAATACCATTAACTACAAATTCAAAGGCTCGGCCGGGCAAAGTTTCGGTGCTTTTGCAACCAAGGGTATCTCTTTTGAGTTGGAAGGCGAAGCCAATGACTACGTAGGTAAAGGTTTATCAGGCGCACAACTGGCTATTTATCCTTCAGCGAAAGCTACTTTTACACCGGAAGATAATATCATCATTGGTAACGTTGCCCTATATGGTGCAACATCCGGCGAGCTATTTATAGGCGGTATGGCAGGCGAACGATTCGCGGTACGTAACTCAGGTGCTACTACTGTTGTAGAAGGTATTGGCGACCACGGTTGCGAGTATATGACCGGTGGCCGTGCACTTATCCTTGGTAAAACAGGCCGTAACTTTGCGGCTGGTATGAGCGGTGGTTTAGCCTGGATTTATAACCCGGATAACAGCTTTGCCGAGAACTGTAATACCGAGATGGTGGATCTTGATCCGCTATCGTTACAGGATGAAGAGCAGATACTTACCTTGTTGCGTAAGCATGTAAGCCTTACCGGCAGCAAACTGGCGCAGCAGATCCTGGCTAACTGGGCCGAGGCATCTACACAGTTTGTTAAGGTGTATCCAAAAGAGTATAAAAAAGTAGTAGAGAAGTTACAATATCAAACAATAGGCTAA